In one window of Scylla paramamosain isolate STU-SP2022 chromosome 36, ASM3559412v1, whole genome shotgun sequence DNA:
- the LOC135091120 gene encoding spectrin beta chain-like isoform X7, whose product MERKEARKDSTSSSSSSSSSSSSSSSSSKEEIFEEAKEGKEADQEEQQYSSDRDTWRDSLNQAWMESLGEIGEKSHNVQVTNGTTGQSTAVEVTQQSSSSAGDRVLTTRVSQDSFVDYGGQILTMQVSQESFSSNGGQVSMTQASQEVSSCAGGQILTKQISQESCSSASGQVTVMQVSKEVFSSATGQVLTSQVSRESHGSASGQVSVTQDAQGSSSTPRRGLLMTQLSRESLGSAGGRVSKRQVSRESSTNSETVTSYGQQTQHIQVVSSSHKRSHRSSSSSSLDGVEGKDQIGHRRKRLSASEYSSHESDSGGSSSTPISPLSAKPPELQQIIRQSASSSGIAEETNLPPAGEEPVLSEMKFELSSWPSRSESVRKVKVMAHKPVKRSITSDPSVQHIYTGAMERHIKELKDERESVQKKTFMKWVNSHLVRVSTRIGDLYVDLRDGKQLLKLLEILSGERLPRPTKGKMRIHCLENVDKALQFLRDQRVHLENMGSHDIVDGNARLTLGLIWTIILRFQIQDITIEETENQETKSAKDALLLWCQMKTAGYHNVNIRNFTTSWRDGLAFNAIIHKHRPDLVQYEKLSRSNPIHNLNNAFTTAENKLGLTKLLDAEDIFVEQPDEKSIITYVVTYYHYFSKLKQETVQGKRIGKVVGIAMENDRMIKEYENLTSDLLKWIETTIESLNDRAFANSLTGVQTQLTQFNTYRTVEKPPKFVEKGNLEVLLFTLQSKMRANNQKPYLPKEGKMISDINKAWERLEKAEHERELALREELIRQEKLEQLAARFNRKAGMRETWLSENQRLVSQDNFGFDLAAVEAAAKKHEAIETDIFAYEERVQAVVAVAQELEAENYHDIERINARKDNVLRLWNYLLELLRLRRMRLELSLQLQQNFQEMIYILDSMEDMKVRLLSEDYGKHLMGVEDLLQKHSLLEADINVLGERVKTVIEHSQRFLDDEQVEGYRPCDPSIVLERVQQLEDAYGELVKLAVERRLRLEESRKLWQFYWDMAEEENWIKEKEQILSTSDIGHDLITVNLLLTKHKTVEEELSSHEPQLMACVKIGEELIAQQHFGSDKIQERIDEIMGMWNNLKEKSANRKKRLTDAVDLHQFYTEADDVDTWMLDILRLVSSEDTGRDEATVQSLLKKHKDVTEELKNYATTIEALHQQASELNEIDRESPDVVERLASIDRRYKELLELAKMRKQRLLDALSLYKLFTEADGVEQWIGEKERMLQTMVPAKDIEDCEIMKHRYEGFEQEMNANASRVAVVNQLARQLLHVEHPNSEDIVARQNQLNQRWAELREKAENKREELNSAHGVQTFHIECRETVLWIEDKKRVLMETADLGTDLSGIMTLQRRLSGMERDLAAIQAKLDSLEREADKISQEHPEEAELIRERVEQIRAVWDQLTQLLKERDAKLEEAGDLHRFLRDLDHFQAWLTKTMTDVASEDIPSNLAEAEKLLSQHQSIREEIDNYTEDYTKMMEYGERITAEDVTPADDAQYMFLRERLKALKDGWAELHQMWENRQQLLSQSLNLQMFLRDAKQGEVLLSQQEHYLSKDETPTNLEQAENLIKRHEAFLTTMEANDEKINGICQFAQRLLDEGHYAVDKIQKKAENIEERRQQNRERALEQMERLRDQLQVHQFLQDCEELNDWVQEKHIIAQDESYRSAKTVHSKWTRHQAFEAEIASNKDRLVRVQQAGEELVKEKPEMAEMIGPKISELNQHFEDLESTTKEKGERLFDANRQVLYEQTCDDIDTWMSDLEKQIEGGDTGMDLTSVNILMQKQHLIETQMAVKAKQVEQLESQADYLQRMDPEKTDKVKSMKAKVEAKFESLKAPLLDRNEALNKKKEAFQFRRDVEDEKLWIQEKMPQATSSEYGNSLFTVHMLKKKLQSLSTEIDNHEPRINLVCENGRKLIEAGHTDADEFHKLLEELLDDWAKLKDAMEFRRSKLMVSEKAQQYLFDASEAEVWMSEQELYMMVEDRGKDELSAQNLMKKHQSLESDVTDYAETIRQLGETARHLISEEHPDSEQISKRQSQIDKLYAGLRDLAVERRSKLDEALKLFMLNREVDDLEQWIAEREVVAGSHELGQDYDHVTMLRDRFKDFARDTETIGNERVAAVNEIADQLISAGHSDAATIAEWKDGLNESWADLLELIETRTQMLAASWELHKFFHDCKDVLSRILEKQNSISDELGRDAGSVSALQRKHQNFVQDLVMLQQQVQQIQDDSSKLQAAYAGDKAREITNREAEVVSAWLNLQGMCEDRRVKLSDTGDLFKFFNMVRTLILWMDDVIRQMNTTEKPRDVSGVELLMNNHQSLKAEVDAREDNFNVCVSLGKELLARNHYATPEIKEKLMSLSNQRINMLQRWEERWEHLQLILEVYQFARDASVAECWLMAQEPYLVSAEFGRSIDEVENLIKKHEAFEKACSAQEERFAALERLTTLEIKTLSRRDSSLKNRDWSSRRLSMPSCPTHSYGSHHSSSPASILPFFTAFSCPSLSMFHSTQVNSGLRMPDIRIQPPVLSGIRKRKRLKSASNPQLSQTINFKDSDTNGLFHDIRFERGNYFEGQQSNIHLGLPLQSDAGTSLFLNSRTSGSNHQSTDSLGRHDSVSPVDSLEGPEHELVSASPIQEFVSVDKYESPYLEESAYRISSFCLQHNGGSGAPDVSDEEVYVSSGNNRFYMRNPLLVYSDSMDSLEEGPTLPPIYEVEGEGSEITELASSPKSSQLLRTECTEGGVEKPKAQAQQQRHSCHDSCAQYCSQNDSIMSYYSVVPPEEGRESVRNVDHLVDRLDVKHLHSCSSPSSPFPLTPPNTCDSSPKLSNTIAPRNNLHALSGVEFELKELKRKQEEEEEERQRQEELARQAAAPPPQSPDQPTDGVDGSGEDSHLNGEEHDESREAVEPPSAVAPPKGHPHTLPREHDESAAVLRGSAPSTPRPPSTPATPTFAAAGAGRGRPASATLPATTSQRPSPTGDEDQLEGSLVRKHEWESTTKKASNRSWDKLFLVLRGNTLFFYKDRKSYQAAPEVYFRAEIPCDLSGGQASVADDYTKKKHVLRLRLVSGSEYLFQAKDEEELNTWVAALQVATSAEGSAGPSRSQTLPAGSEKKDEPKRRSFFTLKKK is encoded by the exons atggagagaaaggaagcaaggaaggactCAACGAGCTCCAGCAGCAGTagctccagcagcagcagcagcagcagcagcagcagtaaggaGGAGATATTTGAGGAAgccaaggaagggaaggaagcagaccaggaggagcagcagtacAGCTCAGATAGAGATACATGGAGGGATTCTCTCAACCAGGCATGGATGGAGTCCCTTGGAGAAATTGGTGAAAAGTCCCACAATGTTCAGGTCACTAATGGCACCACTGGTCAGAGCACAGCAGTGGAGGTGACCCAGCAGTCTTCCAGCAGTGCTGGCGACCGAGTGCTGACAACACGGGTCTCTCAGGATTCCTTTGTTGACTATGGTGGTCAGATCTTGACAATGCAGGTCTCCCAGGAGTCCTTCAGCAGTAATGGTGGGCAGGTCTCCATGACTCAGGCTTCTCAGGAGGTCTCTAGCTGTGCCGGTGGCCAGATCCTAACAAAGCAGATCTCTCAGGAGTCATGTAGCAGTGCCAGTGGTCAAGTCACAGTGATGCAAGTGTCAAAGGAGGTTTTTAGCAGTGCCACTGGACAAGTGTTGACCTCGCAGGTTTCTCGAGAGTCGCATGGCAGTGCCAGCGGCCAGGTGTCGGTGACACAGGACGCTCAAGGGTCCAGCAGCACTCCACGTCGTGGACTCTTGATGACACAGTTATCTCGAGAATCACTGGGCAGTGCTGGTGGTCGGGTCTCCAAAAGGCAAGTGTCCCGAGAGTCCTCCACCAACAGTGAGACAGTGACATCATATGGCCAGCAGACGCAGCACATCCAGGTGGTGTCCAGCAGCCACAAGAGGAGCCACAGGTCCTCCAGCAGCTCATCCCTAGATGGAGTGGAAGGCAAGGATCAGATAGGCCACAGAAGGAAGAGGTTGAGTGCAAGCGAGTATTCAAGTCATGAGTCTGATAGTGGTGGCTCCAGCAGCACACCTATCTCGCCTCTGAGCGCCAAACCCCCCGAGCTGCAGCAGATAATAAGGCAGTCTGCGTCGTCCTCCGGCATTGCAGAGGAGACGAACCTTCCTCCTGCAGGCGAAGAACCAGTGCTCAGTGAGATGAAGTTTGAGCTGTCAAGTTGGCCTTCCAGGAGTGAGTCAGTGCGCAAAGTTAAGGTGATGGCACACAAGCCTGTCAAGAGGTCCATCACCAGCGACCCGTCCGTGCAGCACATTTACACAGGTGCTATGGAGCGTCACATTAAAGAGCTCAAAG ATGAGCgagagagtgtgcagaagaaGACCTTCATGAAGTGGGTCAACTCGCACCTGGTCCGGGTCAGCACACGCATCGGGGACCTGTACGTTGACCTACGCGATGGCAAGCAGCTCCTCAAACTGCTGGAGATCCTGTCAGGGGAGCGGCTG CCACGACCCACcaagggaaagatgaggatCCACTGCCTGGAGAATGTGGACAAGGCTCTGCAGTTCCTGCGAGACCAGCGGGTGCACCTGGAGAACATGGGCTCCCATGACATAGTGGACGGCAATGCCCGCCTCACCCTCGGCCTCATCTGGACCATCATCCTCCGCTTCCAGATCCAGGACATCACCATTGAGGAGACAGAGAACCAGGAGACAAAGAGCGCCAAGGATGCTCTCCTCCTGTGGTGCCAGATGAAGACTGCTGGCTACCACAACGTCAACATCAGGAACTTCACCACCTCCTGGAGGGACGGTCTTGCCTTCAACGCCATCATCCACAAGCACCGTCCAGACCTGGTGCAGTATGAGAAGCTGTCACGTTCAAACCCCATCCACAACCTCAACAATGCCTTCACTACAGCTGAAAACAAACTTGGCCTCACAAAACTTTTAGATGCCGAAGATATTTTTGTTGAGCAGCCTGACGAGAAGTCCATCATCACTTATGTCGTcacctactaccactacttctccAAACTAAAGCAGGAGACTGTGCAGGGCAAGCGTATTGGCAAGGTAGTTGGCATCGCAATGGAGAATGACAGGATGATCAAGGAATATGAGAATCTGACCTCGGATCTTCTGAAGTGGATTGAGACAACAATCGAGAGCCTCAATGACCGAGCTTTTGCTAACTCCCTGACAGGAGTACAGACTCAGCTGACACAGTTCAACACCTACCGCACAGTGGAGAAGCCTCCCAAGTTTGTGGAGAAAGGTAACCTTGAAGTGCTACTCTTCACTCTGCAATCCAAGATGAGAGCCAACAACCAGAAGCCGTACCTGCCAAAGGAGGGCAAGATGATCAGCGACATCAACAAGGCCTGGGAGCGCCTGGAGAAGGCTGAGCATGAGAGGGAGCTGGCTCTGAGAGAGGAACTGATTCGCCAAGAAAAACTGGAGCAGCTGGCTGCAAGGTTCAACCGCAAGGCTGGGATGAGAGAGACTTGGCTGTCTGAGAATCAGCGCCTTGTCTCCCAGGACAACTTTGGCTTTGACCTGGCAGCTGTGGAAGCCGCCGCCAAGAAGCACGAGGCCATTGAGACAGACATCTTTGCCTATGAGGAGCGAGTGCAGGCTGTTGTTGCCGTGGCACAAGAGTTGGAGGCGGAGAACTATCATGACATTGAGCGCATCAATGCCAGGAAGGACAATGTTCTCCGATTATGGAATTACCTGCTTGAACTGCTGCGTCTCCGCCGCATGAGGCTGGAACTGTCCCTGCAGCTGCAGCAGAACTTCCAGGAGATGATTTACATCCTGGACTCCATGGAGGACATGAAGGTGCGCCTCCTGAGCGAAGACTACGGCAAACACCTCATGGGTGTGGAGGACCTGCTGCAGAAACATTCCCTCCTGGAGGCAGACATCAACGTGCTGGGTGAGCGCGTGAAGACAGTCATTGAACACTCCCAGAGGTTCCTGGATGATGAGCAGGTGGAGGGCTACCGGCCCTGTGACCCATCCATCGTGCTGGAGCGTGTGCAGCAGCTGGAGGACGCCTACGGTGAGCTGGTGAAGCTGGCCGTGGAGCGCAGGCTGCGTCTGGAGGAGTCCCGCAAGCTGTGGCAGTTCTACTGGGACATGGCAGAGGAAGAGAACTGGATCAAGGAAAAGGAACAGATTCTGTCCACCTCAGACATTGGGCATGATCTGATCACTGTCAACTTGCTACTCACCAAGCACAAGACTGTGGAAGAGGAGCTTTCTTCTCATGAGCCACAGCTTATGGCTTGTGTCAAGATTGGAGAAGAACTCATTGCACAGCAGCACTTTGGTTCTGACAAGATTCAGGAGAGAATTGATGAAATTATGGGCATGTGGAACAACCTTAAGGAGAAGTCAGCCAACCGCAAGAAGCGGCTGACAGATGCCGTGGACCTGCACCAGTTCTACACTGAGGCTGATGACGTGGACACCTGGATGCTGGATATCCTGCGCCTGGTCTCCAGCGAGGACACCGGCAGGGATGAGGCTACCGTTCAGTCTCTCCTCAAGAAACACAAGGACGTCACAGAAGAGTTGAAGAATTATGCCACAACCATTGAGGCTCTTCACCAGCAGGCCTCAGAACTCAATGAAATTGACAGGGAATCACCTGATGTGGTTGAGAGGCTTGCTTCCATTGACAGAAGGTACAAGGAACTGTTAGAACTGGCTAAGATGAGGAAGCAGAGGCTGCTTGATGCTCTGTCACTGTACAAGCTGTTCACTGAGGCTGATGGAGTGGAGCAATGGATTGGGGAGAAGGAGCGCATGCTGCAGACCATGGTGCCAGCCAAGGACATTGAGGACTGTGAGATTATGAAGCACAGATATGAAGGATTTGAACAAGAAATGAATGCCAATGCAAGCCGTGTGGCCGTGGTGAACCAACTTGCTCGCCAGCTGCTGCACGTGGAACATCCAAATTCAGAAGACATCGTTGCCCGCCAGAACCAGCTGAACCAGAGGTGGGCAGAGCTCAGAGAAAAGGCTGAGAACAAGCGTGAAGAACTCAACTCTGCCCACGGTGTTCAGACATTCCACATTGAATGCAGAGAAACAGTTCTGTGGATTGAGGACAAGAAGAGAGTCCTGATGGAGACTGCTGATCTGGGAACTGACCTGAGCGGCATCATGACCCTGCAGCGTCGCCTGTCTGGCATGGAGCGTGACCTTGCTGCTATCCAGGCCAAGCTGGACTCTCTGGAAAGGGAAGCCGATAAGATCAGCCAGGAGCATCCCGAGGAGGCTGAACTCATCCGTGAGCGCGTCGAACAGATCCGTGCCGTGTGGGACCAGCTGACACAGCTGCTGAAGGAGCGTGATGCCAAGCTGGAGGAGGCTGGCGACCTCCACCGCTTCCTGCGCGACCTTGACCACTTCCAGGCCTGGTTGACCAAGACCATGACTGATGTGGCTTCAGAAGATATTCCATCTAACCTTGCAGAAGCAGAGAAGCTGCTGAGCCAGCACCAGTCTATCCGAGAGGAGATTGACAACTACACAGAAGATTACACAAAGATGATGGAGTATGGTGAGCGCATCACTGCAGAAGATGTCACTCCAGCAGACGATGCCCAGTATATGTTCCTGAGGGAGCGTCTCAAGGCCCTGAAGGATGGCTGGGCCGAGCTTCACCAGATGTGGGAGAACAGACAGCAGCTCTTATCTCAGTCTCTCAACTTGCAAATGTTCTTGCGAGATGCCAAGCAGGGAGAGGTGCTCCTAAGTCAGCAAGAACACTACCTGAGCAAGGATGAGACTCCTACCAACCTTGAACAGGCAGAAAACCTTATTAAGAGACATGAAGCCTTCCTCACCACCATGGAGGCAAATGATGAGAAAATCAATGGAATTTGTCAGTTTGCACAGAGGCTGCTAGATGAGGGACACTATGCTGTCGACAAGATCCAGAAGAAGGCAGAGAACATTGAGGAGAGGCGGCAGCAGAACAGAGAACGGGCCTTGGAGCAAATGGAACGATTACGGGACCAACTGCAGGTGCACCAGTTCCTGCAGGACTGTGAGGAACTCAATGACTGGGTGCAGGAGAAACACATCATTGCGCAGGACGAGAGCTACCGCTCAGCCAAGACTGTTCACAGCAAGTGGACTCGTCATCAGGCATTTGAAGCAGAGATTGCAAGCAACAAAGACAGGCTTGTCAGAGTGCAGCAGGCCGGAGAAGAATTGGTCAAGGAGAAACCAGAAATGGCTGAGATGATTGGACCAAAGATTTCAGAGCTAAATCAACACTTCGAAGACCTCGAAAGCACGACAAAGGAGAAGGGCGAACGACTCTTCGATGCCAACAGGCAAGTTCTGTACGAACAAACATGCGATGATATCGACACCTGGATGAGTGACCTCGAGAAACAGATTGAGGGTGGAGACACAGGCATGGACTTGACCTCTGTAAATATTTTGATGCAGAAGCAACATTTGATTGAAACACAAATGGCAGTCAAGGCCAAACAGGTAGAACAGCTCGAGAGTCAGGCAGATTACCTGCAGCGTATGGATCCAGAAAAGACAGATAAGGTCAAGTCAATGAAGGCCAAGGTGGAAGCCAAGTTCGAGTCCCTGAAGGCACCTCTTCTTGACCGAAATGAAGCcctgaataagaagaaagaggctTTCCAGTTCAGGCGAGATGTGGAGGATGAGAAGCTCTGGATCCAGGAGAAGATGCCTCAAGCCACCAGCTCTGAGTACGGCAACTCCCTCTTCACCGTCCACATGCTGAAGAAGAAGCTGCAGAGTCTGAGCACAGAGATTGACAACCATGAGCCCAGGATCAACCTTGTGTGCGAGAATGGACGCAAGCTTATCGAGGCTGGACACACAGACGCCGATGAATTCCACAAGCTGCTGGAGGAGCTGCTGGATGACTGGGCGAAGCTGAAGGACGCCATGGAATTCCGACGATCCAAACTCATGGTGTCTGAGAAGGCCCAGCAGTACCTCTTTGACGCCAGCGAGGCCGAGGTCTGGATGAGTGAGCAGGAGCTGTACATGATGGTGGAGGACAGAGGCAAGGATGAACTTTCTGCCCAGAACCTGATGAAGAAGCACCAGAGCCTCGAGAGTGATGTCACTGACTATGCTGAGACCATCCGACAGCTGGGCGAGACAGCCAGACACCTCATCAGTGAAGAGCACCCTGACAG TGAACAGATCAGCAAAAGACAGTCCCAGATTGACAAGCTGTACGCTGGCCTGCGGGATCTTGCCGTGGAGCGACGCAGCAAACTGGACGAGGCACTGAAGCTCTTCATGCTGAACCGAGAAGTGGACGACCTGGAACAATGGATTGCCGAGAGGGAGGTCGTGGCTGGGTCTCATGAACTTGGCCAGGACTACGACCACGTTACG ATGCTTCGAGACAGATTTAAGGACTTTGCCAGAGACACAGAGACCATTGGCAATGAGCGGGTTGCAGCTGTTAACGAGATTGCTGACCAGCTCATCTCTGCTGGCCACTCTGATGCGGCCACCATCGCTGAGTGGAAGGATGGCCTCAACGAGTCATGGGCTGACTTGCTGGAGCTCATTGAGACGCGCACACAGATGCTTGCTGCCTCATGGGAGCTGCACAAGTTCTTCCATGACTGCAAGGATGTGTTGAGTCGCATTCTTGAGAAGCAGAACAGCATTTCAGACGAGCTTGGCCGTGATGCTGGCTCAGTGTCGGCCCTGCAGAGGAAACACCAGAACTTTGTCCAAGATTTGGTTATGCTTCAGCAGCAG GTGCAACAAATTCAGGATGATTCTTCTAAACTGCAAGCTGCATATGCGGGTGACAAAGCTCGAGAAATCACAAACCGAGAGGCAGAAGTTGTGTCTGCCTGGCTGAACTTGCAGGGCATGTGTGAGGATCGCAGAGTTAAGCTCAGTGACACAGGTGATCTGTTCAAGTTCTTCAACATGGTGCGCACACTCATACTGTGGATGGATGATGTTATCAGACAGATGAACACTACCGAAAAACCAAG GGATGTGAGTGGTGTAGAATTGCTGATGAACAACCACCAGAGTCTGAAGGCAGAAGTGGACGCCCGGGAGGACAacttcaatgtgtgtgtgtctcttggGAAGGAGCTGCTTGCCCGCAACCATTACGCCACGCCGGAGATCAAGGAGAAGCTCATGTCCCTCAGCAACCAGCGCATCAACATGCTGCAGCGCTGGGAGGAGCGATGGGAGCACTTACAGCTCA TTTTGGAGGTGTACCAGTTTGCTCGTGACGCTTCAGTGGCAGAGTGTTGGCTCATGGCACAGGAACCTTATCTTGTATCAGCTGAATTTGGT AGATCAATTGATGAGGTTGAGAACCTGATCAAAAAGCATGAGGCATTTGAGAAAGCTTGTTCGGCCCAGGAGGAACGGTTTGCTGCCCTGGAGCGGCTGACCACG CTTGAAATTAAAACACTCAGTCGTCGAGACTCTTCCTTAAAGAATAGGGACTGGAGCAGCCGCCGTCTCTCCATGCCCTCCTGCCCCACTCACTCTTATGGCTCACACCACAGCTCCTCCCCGGCCTCCATACTCCCTTTCTTTACTGCATTTTCCTGCCCTTCTTTGAGTATGTTCCACTCCACACAAGTCAACAGTGGCTTGAGAATGCCAGATATTAGGATTCAACCTCCTGTGCTCAGTGGAATTAGAAAACGTAAGCGTCTTAAATCTGCTTCTAACCCACAGTTGTCACAGACCATCAACTTCAAAGATTCTGACACAAATGGTCTGTTTCATGATATACGATTTGAACGTGGCAACTATTTTGAAGGCCAGCAATCCAATATTCACTTGGGCCTTCCATTGCAATCAGATGCTGGCACCTCACTGTTCTTGAATTCACGAACTTCTGGCAGTAATCACCAGTCAACAGACAGCTTAGGCAGACATGACTCTGTATCCCCAGTGGACTCCCTTGAAGGCCCAGAGCATGAGCTTGTGTCTGCTAGTCCAATTCAAGAATTTGTTAGTGTGGACAAGTATGAATCGCCTTATTTAGAGGAATCAGCTTATCGCATTTCATCGTTCTGCTTGCAACacaatggtggtagtggtgcccCAGATGTGAGTGATGAGGAGGTCTATGTTTCATCAGGGAATAATAGATTTTACATGAGAAATCCATTGTTAGTCTATTCAGACAGTATGGACAGTTTGGAAGAGGGCCCCACACTGCCACCCATCTATGAGGTTGAGGGCGAGGGATCTGAGATAACTGAGTTAGCAAGTTCACCAAAATCTAGTCAGCTTTTAAGGACAGAGTGCACTGAAGGGGGAGTTGAGAAACCTAAGGCACAAGCACAGCAACAGAGACACTCGTGCCATGACTCCTGTGCTCAGTATTGCTCTCAGAACGACTCCATCATGAGCTACTATTCTGTCGTCCCTcctgaagaagggagggaaagtgtgcGCAATGTTGACCACCTGGTAGATAGGCTGGATGTGAAGCACTTGCACAgttgttcctctccttcctctcctttccccctcactccaccCAACACTTGTGATTCCTCTCCTAAGCTGAGTAACACTATAGCACCAAGAAATAACCTGCATGCTCTGTCGGGTGTAGAG TTTGAGTTGAAAGaactaaagagaaaacaagaagaggaggaggaagaacggcAGCGACAAGAGGAGCTAGCAAGACAGGCAGCTGCTCCCCCACCACAGTCCCCCGACCAACCCACGGACGG AGTCGATGGTTCAGGAGAAGATTCCCACTTGAATGGAGAGGAGCATGATGAATCACGAGAAG CCGTTGAGCCACCATCGGCTGTTGCTCCCCCCAAGGGCCACCCCCATACATTGCCCCGAG AGCATGATGAGAGCGCAGCTGTTCTTCGGGGTAGTGCACCCAGCACCCCACGTCCCCCATCCACCCCCGCCACACCCACCTTCGCCGCCGCTGGGGCCGGGCGAGGGCGGCCGGCATCTGCCACCCTCCCTGCCACCACCTCGC AGAGACCAAGCCCAACCGGTGACGAGGACCAGCTGGAAGGTAGTCTGGTGCGCAAACATGAGTGGGAGTCGACCACAAAGAAAGCGTCCAACAG GTCGTGGGACAAGCTGTTCCTGGTTCTGCGAGGCAACACACTCTTCTTCTACAAGGACCGTAAGAGTTACCAGGCCGCCCCAGAGGTCTACTTCAGGGCTGAGATTCCCTGCGACCTCTCTGGGGGACAGGCCTCCGTGGCTGATGACTACACCAAGAAAAAGCATGTGCTGCGCCTGAG ATTGGTTAGTGGCTCTGAGTATTTGTTCCAAGCCAAAGATGAAGAGGAGCTGAACACATGGGTGGCTGCCCTTCAGGTGGCCACATCCGCTGAGGGTTCTGCTGGCCCATCCCGCTCCCAGACACTGCCGGCCGGCTCCGAGAAGAAGGACGAACCCAAGCGACGTAGTTTCTTCACCCTCAAGAAGAAATAA